From the genome of Metabacillus schmidteae, one region includes:
- a CDS encoding lysozyme family protein, with product MGLPQEQHEEKEPAVVQIAKDQAKKVVRNQAKKVLKKIGKKAAKLALKAVKQAIAMLAKMLLSFFSTIGLPATLIILGIVLVVIVFMMASSYFYGGDGEGLSGVDKEIQEYVLEQSHGTVDMSRPEQRKFRVPEKLIASVIQIDSMIKGNEDPKKLIQKMATVLKPNIDYGDYNEYKETETTVCRDGKCGDPKTVKKDNWVSKISFAEYWDGNTDYTYTPYLTNWVKTEKITYETEKYKAIETYTESVPYTVKETYYETETYTEYETYKYTEVNFVDVYGYTSVKYCDFSGCRITQVYGVIGQETVRTEKSRQVPITKTKEVQKTKLVTKYKNVEKQREVIKERQIEIKTIIRTRYQKFNTNENAITDYSRFDEIMNEQNMGATDKKLIEALYASAGGQVTYTEWLGSIGGFSGSTGFNGTVIPGEGVPTQFMQYYLDAQAKYGVDWFVLSAIHFVETGFSTHETMVSSVGAIGPLQFMPATARHVSL from the coding sequence ATGGGGTTACCTCAAGAGCAGCATGAAGAAAAAGAGCCCGCCGTCGTCCAGATTGCTAAAGATCAAGCTAAGAAAGTCGTAAGGAATCAAGCGAAAAAGGTACTGAAAAAAATTGGTAAGAAAGCGGCCAAGTTAGCATTAAAAGCTGTAAAACAGGCAATAGCGATGTTAGCTAAAATGTTATTGAGCTTTTTTAGTACCATTGGTTTACCAGCTACACTTATTATTCTTGGAATTGTGCTTGTGGTTATAGTCTTTATGATGGCCTCTTCTTATTTTTATGGTGGAGATGGTGAGGGGTTATCGGGAGTAGATAAGGAAATACAGGAATATGTACTTGAACAGTCACATGGTACTGTCGATATGTCTAGACCTGAACAAAGGAAGTTTCGTGTACCTGAAAAACTAATTGCATCTGTAATTCAGATAGATTCAATGATTAAGGGAAACGAAGATCCTAAGAAACTCATACAGAAAATGGCTACCGTATTAAAGCCTAATATCGATTATGGGGATTACAATGAATATAAAGAAACTGAAACTACGGTTTGTAGAGATGGGAAGTGTGGTGATCCAAAAACCGTAAAAAAAGATAATTGGGTCTCTAAGATTTCCTTTGCAGAGTATTGGGATGGTAATACAGACTATACGTACACTCCCTATTTAACCAATTGGGTTAAAACGGAAAAGATAACTTACGAAACTGAAAAATATAAAGCAATTGAAACTTATACCGAATCAGTTCCTTATACAGTTAAAGAAACCTATTATGAGACTGAGACATATACAGAATATGAAACTTACAAATATACGGAAGTGAATTTTGTCGATGTATATGGATATACCTCTGTTAAATATTGCGATTTTAGTGGATGTAGAATTACACAGGTATATGGTGTCATAGGACAAGAAACAGTAAGAACTGAAAAATCCAGACAAGTCCCTATTACTAAAACAAAGGAAGTTCAAAAAACAAAATTAGTAACAAAATATAAAAATGTTGAAAAACAAAGAGAAGTAATTAAAGAAAGACAAATAGAAATCAAAACAATAATAAGAACGAGGTACCAAAAATTTAATACAAATGAGAACGCAATTACTGACTATTCTAGATTTGATGAAATAATGAATGAACAGAATATGGGTGCCACTGATAAGAAATTAATTGAGGCACTCTATGCATCAGCAGGTGGACAAGTTACTTACACAGAATGGTTAGGATCCATTGGAGGATTCAGTGGAAGTACCGGCTTCAATGGAACTGTAATACCAGGTGAGGGTGTACCAACTCAGTTCATGCAATATTACCTTGATGCACAAGCGAAATATGGTGTTGATTGGTTTGTACTTTCAGCCATACACTTCGTGGAAACTGGATTTTCAACACATGAAACTATGGTTAGTTCGGTTGGAGCTATCGGTCCGCTCCAATTTATGCCTGCTACCGCGCGCCATGTTTCCCTATAA
- a CDS encoding M23 family metallopeptidase, whose translation MSVIASGSGYGRDGDGDGKADPWNVVDAIHTAAYYLSKNGYATDKRKAIWHYNHADWYVDKVLQNAEKFRAEAVYKPSEGDMPEITDGDFMRPAEGEVTSGYGPRWGKFHGGVDIAKAGTVPVVSTADGVVVKSYVSTTYGNCIIIRHNINGQQYETLYAHLSSRAVQNGAQVQKGQFIGNMGNTGKSTGQHLHFEVHKGSWNGSKSNRVNPVLYVQF comes from the coding sequence ATGTCTGTTATAGCAAGTGGTTCTGGTTATGGTCGTGATGGAGATGGAGACGGTAAGGCTGATCCATGGAACGTGGTTGATGCCATTCATACCGCTGCTTATTATCTATCAAAGAATGGCTATGCGACAGACAAACGAAAGGCAATTTGGCATTATAACCATGCTGATTGGTACGTTGATAAAGTATTACAGAATGCTGAAAAATTTAGAGCAGAAGCTGTTTATAAACCTTCAGAGGGAGATATGCCTGAAATTACTGACGGAGATTTTATGAGACCTGCAGAAGGGGAAGTAACATCAGGATATGGCCCAAGATGGGGGAAATTCCATGGTGGAGTGGATATCGCCAAAGCTGGTACTGTACCAGTTGTATCAACTGCAGATGGTGTAGTCGTAAAATCATACGTTTCTACAACTTATGGTAATTGCATTATTATTCGCCACAATATAAATGGTCAACAGTATGAAACTCTATATGCTCATTTAAGTAGTCGAGCTGTACAAAATGGAGCCCAGGTACAGAAAGGGCAATTTATCGGTAACATGGGTAACACAGGAAAAAGTACAGGTCAACATTTACACTTTGAAGTACATAAAGGTAGTTGGAATGGCTCAAAGTCTAATAGGGTTAATCCTGTATTGTATGTTCAGTTTTAG